A region from the Vibrio artabrorum genome encodes:
- a CDS encoding LysE family translocator, with protein MPLEQLSALALFAFVSTFTPGPNNIMLMTSGANVGFARTIPHMLGIALGFAAMLLLVGFGLMGVFNAYPVTHQILKYLSLAYLVYLAIKIAMSGKAKSTEAYKPMTFIGAASFQWVNPKGWSMALTAFSVYSSGSSWWELAIIAGIFTLANLPSVTFWTAAGKQLQHWLTTPIRIKSFNYGMACLLLASTIPML; from the coding sequence ATGCCTTTAGAACAACTTAGCGCACTTGCCTTATTTGCGTTTGTCTCGACCTTCACACCGGGTCCAAATAACATCATGCTCATGACATCAGGTGCAAACGTTGGCTTTGCCCGAACCATTCCACACATGTTAGGTATTGCACTTGGGTTTGCAGCCATGTTGCTGCTGGTTGGTTTCGGCTTGATGGGTGTTTTCAATGCTTACCCAGTGACGCACCAAATACTGAAATACCTGAGCCTTGCTTACCTCGTGTACCTTGCAATCAAGATAGCCATGAGTGGCAAAGCCAAAAGCACCGAGGCTTACAAGCCAATGACCTTCATCGGCGCTGCAAGTTTTCAGTGGGTGAATCCGAAAGGTTGGTCGATGGCGCTGACTGCGTTCTCCGTTTATAGCAGCGGCAGTTCGTGGTGGGAGCTTGCGATCATCGCAGGTATCTTCACGCTCGCGAACTTACCGTCAGTGACCTTCTGGACGGCGGCAGGTAAACAGCTGCAACACTGGTTAACAACCCCCATCCGCATCAAAAGCTTCAACTACGGTATGGCGTGCTTGCTTCTAGCATCAACGATTCCGATGCTCTAA
- a CDS encoding Lrp/AsnC family transcriptional regulator, with protein MDRFDERILQELKLDGRISNIELSERIGLSASATLRRVQDLERKGIIQGYRAVLDNGLMGVGFIAYVSIGLSSHSKAAQLEFEQHVSMEKEVVECHNITGANEYLLRVETKDLPSYKKFHADVLGECAQVQSITTMVVMDTPKDER; from the coding sequence ATGGATAGATTTGACGAAAGGATATTGCAAGAGCTTAAATTGGACGGCAGAATCTCCAATATTGAGCTGTCAGAGCGGATTGGTTTGTCGGCTTCAGCAACCCTAAGGCGAGTACAAGATCTCGAGCGCAAAGGTATTATTCAAGGCTACCGTGCAGTTTTGGATAACGGGTTGATGGGTGTCGGTTTTATTGCTTATGTTTCGATTGGTTTATCGAGCCACAGTAAAGCCGCCCAGTTGGAGTTTGAACAACACGTCAGTATGGAAAAAGAGGTGGTGGAGTGCCACAACATTACCGGTGCCAACGAGTACTTGCTCAGGGTCGAAACCAAAGATCTACCAAGCTATAAGAAGTTTCATGCCGATGTCCTTGGGGAATGTGCTCAGGTTCAATCCATCACGACCATGGTTGTGATGGATACCCCCAAAGACGAACGCTAG
- a CDS encoding DUF1294 domain-containing protein — protein sequence MLFAESSKTLLVWYLVIGVVTFLVYAKDKRAAIKGNWRVPEKTLHIFSVVGGWLGALIAQDTLRHKTQKQPFRAIYWVTVVVNVAAFVWTLTPSGQATFGRWVSGIIGYF from the coding sequence ATGTTGTTTGCTGAAAGTTCTAAAACGCTGCTGGTGTGGTATCTCGTTATTGGTGTGGTAACGTTTTTGGTGTACGCAAAGGATAAGCGAGCCGCGATCAAAGGCAATTGGCGTGTGCCAGAGAAAACCCTGCATATTTTTTCTGTTGTTGGTGGTTGGCTAGGGGCGCTGATCGCTCAAGATACGTTGCGACATAAAACGCAGAAGCAGCCGTTCAGAGCTATCTATTGGGTGACAGTGGTAGTCAATGTTGCAGCGTTTGTATGGACCTTAACACCGAGTGGGCAGGCGACGTTTGGGCGTTGGGTGAGTGGTATTATTGGGTATTTTTAA